A genomic window from Natrinema sp. HArc-T2 includes:
- a CDS encoding carbohydrate ABC transporter permease: MTDPRDSTDPTTATDSSDTDSNGGQPHDPTLRRPDGGAVLEDDRDAELDRGPFQQWVSKSISHPERVYRAMFYVAAIFFLFTTLFPFYWLLMVALTPEGQLQDIVFTPNGFNPGAFVEVFEVIPFHIYMFNSFVIALASTIVVLVIASLAGYAFGRLEFPGRTPLMLLVLVISFFPPAAFFIPLNDLFNTSFAFLRPITGDGTLYNTPFALVTPLSAIFMPLAIFILTTFYSQIPDGLEDAARVEGTTRLGALFRVIIPLSAPGVATAGVLTFIAVYNEFFFSFLMTDGQPENWAPILDGILAYQGQYQVLYNLMAASSILGVIPVAILVVIAQEKIVSGLTAGALKE; encoded by the coding sequence ATGACTGATCCGAGAGACTCCACCGATCCGACGACCGCAACCGACTCGAGCGACACTGACAGCAACGGCGGCCAGCCGCATGATCCGACGCTTCGCCGTCCCGACGGCGGGGCGGTCCTCGAGGACGACCGCGATGCGGAACTCGACCGCGGCCCGTTCCAGCAGTGGGTCTCCAAGTCCATCTCACACCCCGAGCGGGTCTACCGGGCGATGTTCTACGTCGCAGCGATCTTCTTCCTGTTTACCACGCTATTCCCGTTCTACTGGCTGCTCATGGTCGCGCTGACGCCGGAGGGCCAGCTTCAGGACATCGTCTTTACGCCCAACGGCTTCAACCCCGGCGCGTTCGTCGAGGTCTTCGAAGTCATCCCCTTCCACATCTACATGTTCAACAGCTTCGTGATCGCGCTGGCCTCGACGATCGTCGTCCTCGTCATCGCCAGCCTCGCGGGGTATGCCTTCGGTCGCCTCGAGTTCCCCGGTCGAACACCACTGATGCTGCTGGTGTTGGTCATCTCGTTTTTCCCGCCAGCGGCCTTCTTCATCCCGCTGAACGATCTCTTTAACACCTCGTTTGCGTTTCTCAGGCCGATCACCGGCGACGGCACCCTCTACAACACGCCCTTCGCGCTGGTGACGCCGCTGTCGGCGATCTTCATGCCGCTGGCGATCTTCATTCTCACGACGTTCTACTCGCAAATCCCCGATGGACTCGAGGACGCAGCCCGCGTCGAGGGGACGACCCGGCTGGGCGCGCTCTTCCGGGTCATCATCCCGCTGTCGGCACCCGGCGTCGCGACCGCCGGCGTGTTGACCTTTATCGCCGTCTACAACGAGTTCTTCTTCTCGTTCCTGATGACCGACGGCCAGCCCGAGAACTGGGCCCCGATCCTCGACGGCATCCTCGCCTATCAGGGGCAGTATCAGGTGTTGTACAACCTCATGGCCGCGTCGAGCATCCTCGGGGTGATCCCCGTCGCGATTCTCGTGGTCATCGCACAGGAAAAGATCGTCAGCGGACTCACCGCGGGCGCACTCAAGGAGTAA
- a CDS encoding sugar phosphate isomerase/epimerase family protein: MEIGVHTPPLADESLEEALPYLDGLGVGAIEPGVGGHPGQAHLTRSAYLDDERAQAELANLLAEYDMQISALATHNNPLHPDDERAAHADTELREAIRLAAQLEVDAVTCFSGLPAGSPADETPNWITAPWPPQHADALEYQWEHAIEYWGELADFAADHEVDVAIEMHPNMLVYEPHGLARLREATGERIGANFDPSHLYWQGITITDAIRYLGEHDAIHHVHAKDTQIYDAQAREKGVLDTTPYDDEPNRSWLFRSVGYGHGEAHWKDIVSTLRMIGYDGTLSIEHEDSLTSSREGLEKAIDLLGRAIFETQPGEAYWAE, encoded by the coding sequence ATGGAGATCGGCGTCCACACTCCGCCGCTGGCCGACGAATCGCTCGAGGAAGCCCTGCCGTATCTCGACGGCCTCGGCGTCGGCGCGATCGAACCCGGCGTCGGCGGCCACCCGGGACAAGCCCACCTCACCCGATCGGCGTATCTCGACGACGAGCGTGCACAGGCCGAACTCGCCAACCTGCTCGCGGAGTACGATATGCAGATCAGCGCGCTCGCGACGCACAACAACCCCTTGCATCCCGACGACGAGCGCGCCGCACACGCCGACACAGAACTTCGCGAGGCGATCCGACTGGCCGCCCAGCTCGAGGTCGACGCCGTCACCTGCTTCTCGGGGCTGCCAGCGGGCAGTCCAGCCGACGAGACGCCCAACTGGATCACCGCACCCTGGCCGCCACAACACGCCGACGCGCTCGAGTACCAGTGGGAGCATGCCATCGAGTACTGGGGCGAGCTCGCCGACTTCGCCGCCGACCACGAGGTCGATGTGGCGATCGAGATGCACCCGAACATGCTGGTCTACGAACCCCACGGGCTGGCCCGACTGCGCGAGGCGACCGGCGAGCGGATCGGGGCGAACTTCGATCCCTCACACCTCTACTGGCAGGGGATCACGATCACCGACGCGATCCGATATCTGGGCGAGCACGACGCGATCCACCACGTCCATGCCAAGGACACGCAGATCTACGACGCACAGGCCCGCGAAAAGGGTGTGCTCGATACGACCCCGTACGACGACGAACCCAACCGGTCGTGGCTGTTTCGCTCGGTGGGCTACGGTCACGGTGAAGCCCACTGGAAGGACATCGTCTCCACGCTGCGGATGATCGGCTACGACGGCACGCTGAGCATCGAACACGAGGACTCCCTGACCAGTTCGCGGGAGGGTCTCGAGAAAGCGATTGATCTGCTCGGGCGAGCGATCTTCGAGACCCAGCCTGGTGAGGCATACTGGGCGGAGTGA
- a CDS encoding carbohydrate ABC transporter permease, with the protein MATETDDGATTDTEPVTDGGTVTGGETGTSHEHERTGNAAVNWMENLSEAAYAYLLLLPAFALLTLVAFYPMIRTFVMSLRANQTRGLDPLGGFVGLENYVDILTGNARLARQFLDVGLTSSFPFIELGTPFFQQALFVTLAFAVISVVVETVIGFGQAYVLDQEFTGRRWVRVAIILPWAVPIVIQGMIFFLLFQPTVGFGSDLMQSLGIFSGTPLANSQDAFIIILVADIWKSSAFMALLILAGLQSVDRSLYDVARVAGASPWQRFKLITLPLVMPALLVAMLFRTMDAMRVYGLIESTAGCTTVPSLSCLVVEAMFGGTRIYATAAAVAFATALVIGLIIGAYVLLFRDTEGGMY; encoded by the coding sequence ATGGCAACTGAAACCGACGACGGTGCGACGACCGACACCGAGCCCGTGACTGACGGCGGAACGGTGACCGGCGGCGAGACGGGGACGAGCCACGAACACGAGCGGACCGGGAACGCCGCCGTCAACTGGATGGAGAATCTGAGCGAAGCAGCCTACGCGTACCTGCTGTTGCTGCCGGCCTTCGCGTTGCTGACGCTGGTCGCGTTCTATCCCATGATCAGGACGTTCGTCATGTCGCTGCGCGCCAACCAGACGCGAGGACTGGATCCGCTCGGCGGCTTCGTCGGCCTCGAGAACTACGTCGACATTCTCACTGGGAACGCGCGGCTGGCACGACAGTTCCTCGACGTCGGGCTGACATCGTCGTTCCCCTTCATCGAACTCGGGACCCCGTTCTTCCAGCAGGCGCTGTTCGTCACGCTCGCCTTTGCGGTCATCAGCGTCGTCGTCGAGACGGTGATCGGGTTCGGGCAGGCCTACGTGCTCGATCAGGAGTTTACGGGGCGGCGCTGGGTGCGCGTGGCGATCATCCTCCCGTGGGCGGTGCCGATCGTCATCCAGGGGATGATCTTCTTCCTGCTGTTCCAGCCGACGGTCGGGTTCGGCTCCGATCTCATGCAGAGTCTCGGTATCTTCAGCGGGACGCCACTGGCCAACAGTCAGGACGCGTTCATCATCATCCTCGTGGCCGATATCTGGAAGTCGTCGGCGTTTATGGCCCTGCTGATCCTCGCGGGGCTCCAGAGCGTCGACCGGAGCCTGTACGACGTCGCCCGCGTCGCTGGGGCCTCGCCGTGGCAGCGGTTCAAACTGATCACGCTCCCGCTCGTGATGCCGGCCCTGCTGGTCGCGATGTTGTTCCGAACCATGGACGCGATGCGAGTGTACGGCCTGATCGAATCGACCGCCGGCTGTACGACCGTGCCGTCGCTGAGCTGTCTCGTCGTCGAAGCGATGTTCGGCGGCACGCGCATCTACGCGACGGCAGCCGCCGTGGCCTTTGCGACGGCGCTGGTCATCGGCCTGATTATCGGCGCGTACGTGCTGCTCTTCCGCGACACCGAGGGAGGGATGTACTGA
- a CDS encoding HalOD1 output domain-containing protein, translated as MSTPDETSMLDGGWSPSQAIIEAIAAEEGIDVTDVEPPEYDPLFTVVNPEALDDLFTTTGGGASTVVVHLEYEGYEIVVRSDCNVEVRDRSANESVGRPIEE; from the coding sequence ATGTCCACTCCGGACGAGACGTCGATGCTCGATGGGGGGTGGTCGCCGTCACAGGCGATCATTGAAGCCATCGCTGCCGAGGAGGGCATCGACGTCACCGATGTCGAGCCCCCGGAGTACGACCCGCTGTTTACGGTGGTCAATCCCGAGGCGCTCGACGACCTGTTTACCACCACTGGCGGCGGTGCCAGCACTGTGGTTGTCCATCTCGAGTACGAGGGCTACGAGATCGTCGTCCGCTCTGACTGCAACGTCGAGGTCCGAGATCGTTCGGCGAACGAGTCGGTTGGTCGGCCGATCGAGGAGTAG
- a CDS encoding Gfo/Idh/MocA family protein: MTRNRSDINAGIIGLGNIGQYHAERLVEHGVTLAGGMDVSAEARTRFARRYDVDVYDDHHELYETVDAVIITTPNKYHEEYAVDAFERNLHVLLEKPLGHSLESAERIAEAATDSEGYAMVGFNNRFANTVRIVKSRIDRGELGDVSHVEANYVRRRGIPGRGTWFTHRQIAGGGALIDLGVHAIDLALYLLGYPDVEEVSGVARSEFGSREEYAYLDMWADDAGPGGFDVDDSASAFIRCAGNRTISLEVAWATNRPATHEFIARGTDAAARFDLLEGDLSLYSASSVGPDHLEDTSVETRQNDTHSDEQKAFFDRIINDGKRENTVDEALEVQRVIHGIYDSSEKGQTVTLEN; encoded by the coding sequence ATGACACGGAATCGCTCTGACATCAACGCTGGGATCATCGGGCTCGGCAACATCGGCCAGTATCACGCTGAACGACTCGTCGAGCACGGCGTGACACTCGCCGGTGGCATGGACGTCTCCGCCGAGGCGCGGACACGCTTTGCCCGTCGGTACGATGTCGACGTCTACGACGATCACCACGAGTTGTACGAGACCGTCGACGCCGTCATCATCACGACACCGAATAAGTACCACGAGGAGTACGCGGTCGATGCCTTCGAGCGCAACCTGCACGTCTTACTCGAGAAGCCACTGGGGCACTCCCTCGAGAGTGCAGAACGGATCGCCGAGGCGGCAACGGACTCGGAGGGGTACGCCATGGTGGGGTTCAACAACCGGTTTGCGAACACGGTTCGAATCGTCAAAAGCCGTATCGACCGGGGTGAGCTCGGCGACGTGTCGCACGTCGAGGCCAACTACGTCCGGCGACGTGGGATACCGGGTCGAGGGACGTGGTTCACCCACCGACAGATCGCTGGCGGTGGCGCGCTCATCGATCTGGGCGTCCACGCCATCGATCTGGCGTTATACCTGCTCGGATACCCCGACGTCGAGGAGGTAAGCGGCGTGGCTCGCAGCGAGTTCGGCTCCCGTGAGGAGTATGCCTATCTCGACATGTGGGCCGACGACGCGGGTCCCGGTGGCTTCGACGTCGACGACTCCGCCAGTGCCTTCATTCGCTGTGCGGGCAACCGAACGATCTCGCTCGAGGTCGCGTGGGCGACCAACCGACCGGCCACCCACGAGTTCATCGCCCGCGGCACCGACGCCGCCGCCCGCTTCGACCTCCTCGAAGGGGATCTCTCTCTCTACTCGGCGAGTAGCGTCGGCCCCGACCACCTCGAGGACACGTCGGTCGAGACGCGCCAGAACGACACCCATTCGGACGAGCAGAAGGCCTTTTTCGACCGGATCATCAACGACGGGAAGCGCGAAAACACCGTCGACGAGGCACTCGAAGTCCAGCGGGTCATCCATGGAATCTACGACTCGAGCGAAAAAGGGCAGACAGTCACGCTCGAGAACTGA
- a CDS encoding ABC transporter ATP-binding protein — protein MARVRLEHITKRYDDVTAVDDVSMEIEDGEFVTFVGPSGCGKSTTMETVAGLTQPTEGQVYIGDDDVTTLAPKDRGVAMVFQNIALFPHMDVFENISFGLRLRTYDDEEVHRRVEQAADIVQLEGMLDRMPDELSGGQRQRVAIARAIVRNPDVFLMDEPLANLDAKLRVHMRTELQRLHRELGTTIIYVTHDQAEAMTMSNRIAVLNEGQLQQLAPPLTCYNEPANRFVAGFIGSPSMNFADGEVIDGGLETDNFTVDLDAARLPGVTVGDAVTMGVRPEDVHMAQYADSLAAPTDRIDARTDVLEPMGDEVFVYLLLAEGAAGSMEEDPATSPNQLLMSVTPDTEIEADQDVDVVLDRSKIHLFDATTGDALVHGISGLEEQESGTTPTEADS, from the coding sequence ATGGCACGAGTACGACTCGAACACATCACGAAACGCTACGACGACGTCACCGCGGTCGACGACGTCAGTATGGAGATCGAAGACGGCGAGTTCGTCACCTTCGTCGGCCCATCAGGCTGTGGAAAATCGACGACGATGGAGACTGTCGCTGGACTCACACAGCCGACTGAAGGGCAGGTGTACATCGGTGACGACGACGTGACGACCCTCGCACCCAAGGATCGAGGCGTCGCGATGGTCTTCCAGAACATCGCGCTGTTTCCCCATATGGACGTCTTCGAGAACATCTCCTTCGGGCTGCGGCTCCGGACGTACGACGACGAGGAGGTCCACCGTCGCGTCGAGCAGGCCGCCGACATCGTGCAACTCGAGGGGATGTTAGATCGGATGCCCGATGAACTGTCTGGTGGTCAGCGCCAGCGGGTGGCGATCGCCCGCGCGATCGTGCGCAACCCCGACGTCTTCCTGATGGACGAACCGCTGGCCAACCTGGACGCGAAGCTGCGCGTCCACATGCGGACCGAACTCCAGCGGCTCCACCGCGAACTCGGGACGACGATCATCTACGTCACCCACGATCAGGCCGAGGCGATGACGATGTCGAACCGGATCGCCGTCCTGAACGAGGGTCAACTCCAGCAGCTCGCACCGCCACTGACCTGCTACAACGAGCCCGCAAACCGGTTCGTCGCCGGCTTCATCGGCTCACCCTCGATGAACTTCGCCGACGGCGAAGTCATCGACGGTGGCCTCGAGACGGACAACTTCACCGTCGATCTGGACGCCGCACGGCTGCCAGGGGTGACGGTCGGTGACGCCGTCACGATGGGTGTTCGACCGGAAGACGTCCACATGGCCCAATATGCGGACTCGCTTGCCGCGCCGACGGACCGGATCGACGCCAGGACCGACGTGCTCGAGCCGATGGGCGACGAGGTGTTCGTCTACCTCCTGCTGGCCGAGGGCGCAGCGGGGTCGATGGAGGAAGACCCCGCCACGTCGCCGAACCAGTTGCTGATGAGCGTCACCCCCGACACGGAGATCGAAGCGGACCAGGACGTCGACGTCGTGCTCGACCGCTCGAAGATCCATCTCTTCGATGCGACCACCGGCGACGCGCTGGTCCACGGCATCAGCGGCCTCGAAGAGCAAGAATCCGGCACGACGCCGACGGAAGCAGATAGCTAA